A stretch of the Zeugodacus cucurbitae isolate PBARC_wt_2022May chromosome 6, idZeuCucr1.2, whole genome shotgun sequence genome encodes the following:
- the LOC105217542 gene encoding uncharacterized protein LOC105217542 isoform X1, translated as MIKRNLQKRSAVKCVSGRSGTNGIVKENIKITIPNAGNVNKMDNKTIQLDFKLLVGQSLNLLDSLDDVSQCDALHYLLRTLKCKYPEACERVTRSLFPHITDEFASSTKTANKKQLQLQLLLTAKKEEIKTEDEGSTDLNQNFEKILCKEEIMCLDEDDEDGVGGDMDIDGDAENSSSNNRSLHYNNSTHALKQDPLDLIPSSIINTRHMRKVNSSALFEHAIVGNSVGAISRLGGDDSYNSWDDLASCEQEKNLLRHNTKNNKHNNYPRLLSEKHVLGIDERNNPTTKAKDDYFFYPDNEWTIHYHHSTGEFNVRAYKKLFRFRLQTALSEVHRPFLKKFYKNFIVSGQLLGTRPPLHILDKLREERLEEWHQLRLRKLAAAAAAAAYSQRRQILPAITFDSELESESESQMSTSVAAPEMLKFEEVTDEDAGAGRLVHGMEMGPDIEDVLGGGSSASGSGHSNSSNGGATTDLQTLVATTPESVSTMTTTINNTNTASLAGGESTNSGSLSNNNKPLLHNQQQQQGNNSLVINGLTASNNINNLSYNSQQLANIVGDLPSVAPKEQNQQLQSLQSISTQIERQNRLLEQEQPNFSKQYLQERNEQQLNSIHFPTLNDVARESVVDGATLDNGSNSSANINKIGSMLLPGLNNCSNSSGSGSGSASGPGGDSTAMKKLPESLQNNVLNANQSHFLGLQQQQQQQQQQEQQRLIKQNQKPDTPQLLQQQRNVNANLQQHPQTHPLTLLGGMAESAQHQLQQQQQEQLQLQQQRMQQQGTNATAYINSIDNILDNGSLPAVFEQKHPQQHFNAELLARSPALQQQGAQQTAINAHAQIQQQQQQQMQHTMPMLHMHQQHVDTLQQQQQLHLQQQQQQQAGTSSACTAPTSVASSSLSMSSALSATPSNILSGISASASTSGSISSASLNVSLGLDDNDLSHDEDDDMDEHDLDDMEPKQQLIDGGSSSSTSLQAPPGAQGAAGTGTGAKKAKPSYQCLQCPKSYRKRKSLLDHYKIHPGFCHDCGQPNGTSLEEIIHHNRTVHAKEFPFVCDTCGESYSRRQQFHAHVESHSKKEFKSESYSCIECGQKFPHKKLHQQHLDTTGHKADGAICEVCGADFPSKNALYQHIIRVHKKDNFFECHICQNRFTLKANLERHVQLHTEVKRTYVCDICGSSYFTYPALKDHYSNAHTDASECKCTLCGKRFGSVKSLQRHLPSHSEERPHCCCYCDQTFKWKTHMVRHKQTVHGNQPPPKKVKRFAKDEEMISTPDMPGPPPAKMAKKSTTSKPKQQQAQQQNPQQQQLQRGVSNVSTPPPLSTTPGTSQQDPFNASMISNSSSQSSTASASASQHSLSTNESQQNSMYTQSFNAEKLIGHQTQQQQQLQQQQQPQQQQQQPQQQQPQQALAQAPSQLCNPAAVAPVHHTQQQQLQQPQLQQQRPTPPPAQQQHHRRTPNTPDGTVNSGGGPAVLGVSGNANVPGNNLMSRLNNFGPPAGGGVANIAGASEFHFDPNHGASAGQSNASAYQQHQLINQYQQQHHQQQQAASSTAVVQQQQHLRSHTPQSPHQPHAPQQQQQQQHFTSPHHMPATQQQLHHHQQMLHHHQQMQQQQQQQQHRHNQQRSPLHHATPAQQLQQQHHQPSHSPQRGRLQSPQPQQSPLQHQQQQQQQLQQQQQQYALQQQSNEAPWANIGFGANALSGGVSAQQPQPQQQQQPTPQQQQQQQQQQGVVAPSGELKDNPSKFYIVDTPDFLGLPMNVGSNGGPSGATTPNSLTQQQQQQQQQQQQQSAVGPSGSVSNKQQESAIGGELMSFQSMWPSAGSAASQMMFSGGAHQQQQQQQQQQQQQTQSNAQSGQSGAVNVSGGGVGGGDPHNYNNIGSILTNLIDTAPNSMEYNFDIMQQGGGQMGVSQSQAQAQQQQQHPQNPLSGHQQQQQQQQQQQQSQPQHPLSAHHHQAHSLQQQHHNAAAAAAIGNYGAAGLMRHTSLYGSPSGASLYDTSAAAAAAAHHHHHLPSHHPGLGELTEQQQKNSFQPYHPHAASHSLGGHHPLAPTAHHPLAPHLLPPPPHASIYDRSVGGGYPTMLMGGGGVGGSGDEQKTVLPPISDYMHHIQQQQQQLQSQHPQQSDLVYYPVKNE; from the exons ATgataaaaagaaatttacaaaaGAGGAGTGCAGTGAAGTGTGTGAGTGGGAGAAGTGGAACAAACGGAATTgtgaaagaaaacataaaaataactatTCCAAATGCAGGAAACGTCAACAAAATGGataataaaacaatacaatTGGATTTCAAATTACTG GTAGGGCAGTCACTAAATCTGCTCGATAGTCTCGACGATGTATCTCAATGTGATGCGCTTCATTATCTGCTACGAACGCTGAAATGTAAATATCCCGAAGCTTGTGAACGTGTGACAAGGTCACTTTTCCCCCATATCACCGATGAGTTTGCTAGTTCCACAAAAACGGCGAACAAGAAACAATTGCAGCTGCAATTGTTGCTCACTGCCAAAAAGGAAGAGATTAAAACGGAGGATGAAGGTTCAACAGATCTTAATCAGAACTTTGAGAAAATCCTTTGCAAGGAGGAGATCATGTGTCTCGACGAGGACGATGAAGACGGTGTGGGTGGTGACATGGACATAGATGGCGATGCAGAAAATTCGTCTTCCAATAATAGAAGCCTACATTATAACAACAGTACACATGCTCTCAAACAAGATCCGCTCGATCTGATACCCTCGTCTATTATCAATACGAGACACATGAGAAAAGTGAATTCTAGTGCACTCTTTGAGCACGCAATTGTGGGCAATAGTGTGGGCGCCATTTCACGTTTAGGTGGTGATGACAGTTATAACAGTTGGGATGACTTAGCGTCATGTGAACAAGAGAAGAACTTGTTACGTCATAACACCAAAAACAATAAGCACAATAATTATCCTAGATTGCTAAGTGAAAAGCACGTGCTCGGTATTGATGAGCGAAATAATCCAACTACGAAAGCGAAAGATGACTATTTCTTCTATCCTGATAATGAATGGACCATACACTATCATCACAGTACGGGTGAATTCAATGTGCGCGCCTATAAAAAACTATTTCGATTTCGCCTACAAACAGCGCTAAGTGAAGTGCATAGACCCTTCTTAAAGAAGTTCTATAAGAATTTCATTGTTTCTGGGCAGCTGTTGGGCACGCGACCGCCATTACATATACTTGACAAACTGAGAGAAGAACGTCTGGAAGAATGGCATCAGCTACGTCTGCGCAAATTGGCTGCAGCTGCGGCAGCTGCTGCGTATTCGCAAAGGCGGCAAATTTTACCTGCGATCACATTTGATTCGGAGCTGGAGTCCGAATCTGAGTCGCAAATGTCGACGTCGGTAGCAGCGCCAGAGATGTTGAAATTCGAAGAGGTTACCGATGAAGATGCGGGCGCTGGCCGTCTGGTACATGGCATGGAAATGGGTCCGGATATCGAAGATGTTTTAGGTGGTGGTAGCAGCGCAAGCGGTAGTGGCCATAGCAATAGTAGTAACGGCGGTGCCACCACAGATTTGCAGACACTGGTCGCTACGACGCCGGAAAGTGTGTCGACGATGACGACAACGATAAACAATACGAACACTGCTTCATTGGCGGGCGGTGAGAGCACGAACAGCGGTAGTttgagcaataacaacaaacctTTGCTACataatcaacagcaacaacaagg AAACAACAGCCTTGTGATAAATGGCCTTACAGCaagcaataatataaataatcttAGCTACAATAGTCAGCAATTAGCGAATATTGTTGGTGATCTTCCAAGTGTAGCTCCCAAGGAGCAAAATCAACAACTACAATCACTGCAGAGCATTAGTACACAAATTGAGCGGCAAAATCGACTGTTGGAACAAGAACAGCCAAATTTCTCTAAGCAATATTTACAAGAACGAAATGAACAACAGCTGAATTCCATACATTTTCCGACGCTAAACGATGTCGCCCGCGAGAGTGTGGTAGACGGTGCCACCCTGGATAATGGCAGTAACAGTAGTGCCAATATTAACAAAATCGGATCCATGCTATTGCCAGGACTGAATAATTGTAGTAATAGTAGTGGCAGCGGTAGTGGTAGTGCTAGCGGTCCAGGCGGCGATTCCACGGCGAtgaaaaaattgcctgaaagtCTACAAAACAATGTGCTGAATGCAAACCAGTCACATTTTTTGGGacttcagcagcaacaacagcagcagcagcagcaagagcAACAGAGGCTAATAAAACAGAATCAAAAACCAGATACTCCACAGCTGCTGCAACAGCAGCGTAACGTTAATGCGAACCTGCAACAACATCCACAAACACACCCGCTAACATTGTTGGGTGGCATGGCCGAAAGTGCGCAGCAtcaactgcagcagcaacagcaggaaCAACtacagctgcaacaacagcgTATGCAACAACAAGGCACGAATGCAACGGCGTACATTAACAGCATCGACAACATACTCGATAACGGTAGTTTGCCGGCTGTGTTTGAACAGAAGCATCCACAACAGCATTTCAATGCGGAGTTGTTGGCGCGTTCACCAGCACTGCAGCAGCAAGGTGCGCAGCAAACCGCAATAAACGCACATGCGCAAatccaacagcaacaacaacagcaaatgcaaCACACAATGCCCATGTTGCATATGCATCAGCAACACGTGGACAcgctgcaacagcagcagcagctacatttgcaacagcagcaacaacaacaggctgGTACGTCTTCCGCTTGCACAGCACCTACATCAGTGGCGTCATCTTCGCTGTCAATGTCAAGTGCACTTTCTGCGACGCCTAGCAACATTTTGTCGGGTATTTCCGCATCTGCATCGACTTCCGGTTCGATTTCCTCAGCTTCATTAAACGTATCCTTAGGTCTGGATGATAATGATTTGTCGCACGATGAGGATGATGACATGGATGAACACGATTTGGACGACATGGAACCGAAGCAGCAACTCATTGATGgcggtagcagcagcagcacttcGCTGCAAGCACCACCCGGGGCACAGGGCGCTGCTGGCACTGGTACTGGCGCGAAGAAGGCAAAACCCAGTTATCAATGCTTGCAGTGTCCCAAATCGTATCGTAAACGGAAATCATTATTGGATCACTATAAGATTCATCCAGGTTTTTGTCACGATTGTGGCCAACCGAATGGTACATCATTGGAG GAAATAATTCATCACAATCGAACAGTGCATGCCAAGGAGTTTCCATTCGTTTGCGACACGTGTGGCGAATCCTATTCGCGTCGTCAACAATTTCATGCCCACGTCGAATCTCACAGCAAGAAAGAATTCAAAAGTGAGT CTTATTCGTGCATAGAATGCGGGCAAAAGTTTCCACACAAGAAACTGCATCAACAGCACTTAGACACGACGGGCCACAAGGCTGACGGTGCTATATGTGAGGTTTGCGGTGCAGATTTCCCCTCGAAAAATGCACTCTATCAGCATATAATACGTGTCCATAAAAAAGACAACTTTTTCGAGTGCCACATTTGTCAGAATCGTTTCACATTGAAAGCGAATTTGGAACGCCATGTACAGCTGCATACGGAAGTGAAGCGAACATATGTTTGTGATATTTGTGGCTCATCGTATTTTACATATCCAGCACTAAAAGATCATTACAGCAATGCGCATACCGATGCATCGGAATGTAAGTGCACTTTATGTGGCAAGCGATTTGGTTCTGTTAAATCACTGCAGCGACACTTGCCATCACATTCGGAGGAGCGACcacattgctgttgttattgtgatCAG ACCTTCAAGTGGAAAACTCATATGGTACGTCACAAGCAAACCGTTCACGGTAATCAACCACCGCCGAAGAAAGTCAAACGTTTTGCCAAGGATGAAG AAATGATATCTACACCAGATATGCCGGGCCCTCCACCCGCAAAAATGGCAAAGAAATCAACTACGAGTAAACCAAAGCAACAGCAGGCGCAACAACaaaatccacaacaacaacagctgcaacGAGGTGTGAGTAACGTATCTACACCACCGCCGCTCTCCACCACACCTGGAACATCGCAACAGGATCCATTCAATGCATCGATGATTAGCAACAGCAGCTCCCAATCATCCACTGCGTCAGCTTCGGCGTCACAGCATTCGCTGTCAACCAATGAATCCCAACAGAATTCCATGTATACTCAGAGCTTTAATGCCGAGAAGTTGATTGGACATCAaacgcaacagcaacagcaacttcaacagcagcagcagccccagcaacaacaacagcaaccgcaACAGCAGCAACCACAACAAGCATTAGCTCAAGCACCATCACAGCTTTGTAATCCGGCAGCGGTAGCACCAGTGCATCAtacgcaacaacagcagctcCAACAGccgcaattacaacaacaacgaccgaCACCTCCTCctgcgcaacagcaacatcatCGTCGAACACCGAACACCCCGGATGGCACTGTGAATAGCGGTGGTGGCCCCGCAGTGCTTGGTGTGAGTGGTAATGCGAATGTACCAGGGAATAATCTTATGTCACGACTAAATAACTTCGGTCCTCCTGCTGGTGGTGGTGTAGCTAATATAGCTGGTGCGTCAGAATTCCACTTTGATCCCAACCATGGTGCGTCTGCTGGACAAAGCAACGCCAGCGCCTACCAGCAACATCAGTTAATCAATCAATATCAACAGCAGCAccatcagcagcagcaagctGCGTCATCAACGGCAGTGgtccaacagcagcaacatctgCGCAGCCATACACCGCAAAGTCCGCACCAACCACATGctccacaacagcaacaacaacagcagcatttTACCTCGCCGCACCATATGCCTGCGACACAGCAACAGTTGCATCATCATCAGCAAATGCTGCATCATCACCAAcaaatgcagcagcagcaacagcaacaacaacatcgtcaCAATCAACAACGTTCACCATTGCACCATGCCACCCCTGCTCAACAGTTGCAACAGCAGCATCATCAGCCATCGCATTCTCCGCAACGAGGACGTTTGCAGTCGCCACAACCGCAACAATCGCCGCtacagcatcaacaacaacagcagcaacaattgcaacaacagcaacaacaatatgcgcTGCAGCAACAATCAAATGAAGCGCCTTGGGCTAATATTGGATTTGGCGCTAATGCTTTAAGTGGTGGTGTAAGCGCTCAGCAACCCcaaccgcagcagcagcaacaaccgacacctcaacaacaacaacaacagcagcagcagcaaggtGTCGTTGCTCCCAGTGGCGAGCTGAAAGACAACCCCTCCAAATTCTATATTGTTGACACACCCGATTTCCTTGGGCTTCCCATGAATGTCGGTTCAAATGGTGGTCCTTCCGGTGCCACAACACCGAACTCACttactcaacaacaacagcagcagcagcaacagcaacaacagcagtcgGCAGTTGGGCCGAGTGGTAGCGTGAGTAACAAGCAGCAGGAATCAGCGATTGGAGGTGAACTTATGAGCTTTCAG AGTATGTGGCCATCCGCTGGATCTGCTGCCTCACAGATGATGTTCAGTGGCGGAgcacatcagcagcagcagcagcagcaacaacaacaacaacaacaaacgcaaagTAACGCCCAAAGCGGGCAAAGTGGTGCTGTAAATGTTAGTGGTGGCGGCGTTGGAGGAGGCGATCCGCACAATTACAATAACATCGGCAGTATACTAACGAATCTCATTGACACTGCGCCAAATTCAATGGAgtataattttgatataatgcAGCAGGGTGGCGGACAAATGGGCGTATCACAATCTCAAGCacaggcacaacaacaacaacagcacccacaaaatccactttctggccaccaacagcagcagcagcaacagcaacaacaacaacagtcgcaACCACAACATCCACTCTCCGCTCACCACCACCAGGCGCACTcgttgcagcaacaacaccataacgctgcagctgctgctgctattggAAATTACGGTGCAGCCGGATTAATGCGTCACACTAGCTTATATGGCTCGCCAAGTGGAGCTTCGCTGTATGACACTAGCGCTGCGGCTGCTGCCGCCGCTCACCACCACCATCATTTGCCTTCCCATCACCCGGGCTTAGGGGAATTAacggaacaacaacaaaagaacagcTTTCAACCATATCATCCACATGCGGCATCACATTCGCTTGGTGGACATCATCCACTAGCGCCAACCGCCCACCATCCACTTGCCCCCCACTtattgccaccaccaccacatgCCAGTATTTACGATCGCAGCGTTGGCGGTGGTTATCCGACAATGCTAATGGGTGGTGGCGGTGTTGGTGGCAGTGGCGATGAACAGAAAACTGTGCTGCCACCAATCAGTGATTATATGcatcacatacaacaacaacaacaacaactgcagtcACAACACCCGCAACAATCGGACCTAGTCTACTATCCAGTGAAAAATGAGTGA